Proteins from a single region of Gossypium arboreum isolate Shixiya-1 chromosome 1, ASM2569848v2, whole genome shotgun sequence:
- the LOC108481013 gene encoding U-box domain-containing protein 15-like, whose translation MSTMDFNIGIEDVGVAILQELWNRVALQAVELAKETRDVMIEKGSFREFSRSITELDVLLKALNVRTIEAAMGTESTKVALEKLNDKLRRARKIIKNYKAGSRLRFLLHSHSVLTEMSCLAKDIATTISSFQLSNLDMALNLKSMNDEVIEKLNSMEFSMAAATEKIALEIENSVSQSSRNRENAVKLLEKIAEAVGADANASLVQTELALLKQEREEMEVQKKQAEALQLSQLMQLLYSTEIVPSPRNEEASTYHKQYPIGSFICPLCKEMMVDPVAVFCGHSFERNAIQEYLESGKKNCPTCKEELQSLELTPNVNLRSSIEEWKKNDMDWRFQAAVSGINSDDHIRKNQALDDMQVLVEISQYAVRAAEEGLIPKFVESLKDTTLNTMAAVKCLYCLAKYCGDHKREIIEVGAVRRIVKRIYNGETEPNTIAILLELSKTEALVEKIGNTKDCIPLLVYLVSNPNPEIALKAQDVLRNLSSNTHFVVKMAESGFFQSFVARFNQGENNESNVDKSWENYHGGPNSRS comes from the exons ATGTCTACCATGGACTTCAATATCGGGATTGAAGATGTTGGTGTAGCGATATTACAAGAGCTTTGGAACAGGGTAGCACTTCAAGCGGTAGAGCTGGCTAAAGAAACAAGAGATGTCATGATCGAGAAGGGTAGTTTTCGAGAGTTTTCGAGGAGTATAACGGAGCTGGATGTGCTTTTGAAGGCGTTGAATGTTCGAACAATTGAGGCTGCGATGGGTACGGAGTCTACGAAAGTGGCGTTGGAGAAGTTGAATGATAAACTACGGAGAGCTCGTAAGATCATTAAGAATTATAAGGCCGGAAGTCGTCTTCGGTTCTTGCTTCACTCACATTCGGTGCTCACGGAGATGTCTTGTTTGGCCAAAGATATTGCTACTACTATTTCATCATTTCAGTTGAGTAATCTCGATATGGCACTGAACTTGAAGAGTATGAATGATGAGGTTATCGAGAAACTGAACTCAATGGAGTTCAGTATGGCGGCTGCGACCGAAAAGATTGCTTTGGAGATAGAGAATTCGGTGTCCCAAAGTAGTAGAAACCGAGAGAATGCTGTAAAGCTTCTGGAGAAGATCGCGGAAGCTGTTGGTGCCGATGCGAATGCGTCATTGGTACAAACAGAATTGGCACTTTTGAAACAGGAAAGGGAAGAGATGGAAGTTCAAAAGAAACAAGCCGAGGCACTTCAGCTTTCGCAGTTGATGCAATTGTTGTATAGCACCGAAATTGTTCCGAGTCCACGAAATGAGGAGGCCTCAACATATCATAAGCAATACCCTATTGGTTCCTTCATATGCCCCTTGTGCAAGGAGATGATGGTTGATCCAGTTGCAGTTTTTTGTGGCCATAGCTTCGAAAGGAACGCGATTCAGGAATACTTAGAGAGTGGAAAAAAAAATTGCCCGACTTGCAAAGAAGAGCTTCAAAGTTTGGAGTTAACTCCAAATGTTAACCTCCGGAGCTCGATCGAAGAGTGGAAGAAAAATGATATGGACTGGAGATTCCAAGCAGCAGTTTCCGGAATCAATTCCGATGACCATATTAGGAAAAACCAAGCCTTGGACGATATGCAGGTTCTGGTGGAAATCTCTCAATATGCAGTGAGAGCTGCAGAGGAGGGGCTTATCCCGAAGTTCGTCGAGTCATTAAAAGACACCACACTCAACACCATGGCAGCAGTGAAATGCCTTTATTGCTTAGCTAAATATTGTGGTGACCATAAG CGAGAAATCATTGAAGTGGGAGCTGTTCGCCGAATTGTGAAGCGGATCTATAACGGTGAAACAGAACCGAACACGATTGCCATCTTGTTGGAACTGTCTAAAACTGAAGCTCTCGTAGAGAAAATAGGGAATACCAAAGATTGTATTCCCCTCCTGGTTTATTTGGTCAGTAACCCCAACCCAGAAATCGCCTTGAAAGCTCAAGACGTATTGCGGAATCTTTCATCCAACACACACTTTGTTGTGAAGATGGCCGAATCCGGGTTCTTTCAGTCATTTGTTGCTCGATTCAACCAAGGTGAAAACAATGAATCTAATGTAGACAAAAGTTGGGAAAATTACCATGGAGGCCCTAATAGTaggagttag